In Labrys wisconsinensis, a single genomic region encodes these proteins:
- the mprF gene encoding bifunctional lysylphosphatidylglycerol flippase/synthetase MprF, which yields MSRAVAAPERNDASVAAQQAAVRGLDAMAVERAAVENAEAGGIGGLLRRIDWSKAGLVVGLLLFAAASIVLYHLLAELTWTDVENAIARVKWHEVAMAAGATALSYLALVGYDLLALRHIRAKVPLRAVAFTSFVSHAFTYTLGFGVLTGGAVRWRMYQGYGLKPAQILAVGMLCAVTFWLGITGVAGLGLVLEPSMLAPLDGLDARLNLAIGAVIVGAILAWVVASAIKPRTVTISDWTMPLPGAGAALGSVLVGLLDTTAAACALWLILPDGPDPGFASFLVVFAIATVLGVVSHVPGGVGVFEATMIVALPLVPQADLVGSLLLFRLVYYAVPFGLASALLGAYEVRHRRETVGRIAGTLGSLARPLVPRAAGVAVFLGGVVLLLSGATPAEHDRIRVLRSFVPLPFVETSHFAASVIGLVLLVVAYGLVRRMTNAWRLAILLLSAGALFSVLKGLDFEEAIVCTVVVCLLLVSRREFYRQADLFAVRPSFEWILAVIVAIGASIWLGFFVWRNVEYQNVLWWDFGYHHDAPRFMRATLGVFVAALGIAAYILLHRSQPAADPAAPDEVARILPLVAASPRSEANLALLGDKRFVLAPDGRGFVMYGVQGRSWISMGDPVADDGEVDDLVWQFKELVDRHGGMPVFYQVTTQHLPAYLDAGFSLAKLGEEAWVPLTRFTLEGGEGRRLRQAKAKAERSGASFAMVPAAEVGTIIDELEEVSNLWLTQKGNKEKGFSLGFWSRAYMLRYDQAVIRHEGRIVAFANIWRGADRREYTVDLMRYRPDGPAGMMDLLFIGLLSQAKSEGFAWFNLGMAPLSGLATHRLASLWSRIGAFLYRRGDRFYNFEGLRAFKDKFKPEWRPKYLAFPGGLALPQILMDVTGLIASSPRRALSEEIS from the coding sequence ATGTCGAGAGCGGTTGCGGCGCCGGAGCGCAACGACGCGAGCGTGGCTGCGCAGCAGGCCGCGGTGCGCGGCCTCGACGCCATGGCGGTGGAGCGCGCCGCGGTCGAGAACGCCGAGGCCGGCGGCATCGGCGGGCTGCTCCGGCGCATCGACTGGAGCAAGGCGGGCCTCGTCGTCGGGCTGCTGCTGTTCGCCGCCGCCTCCATCGTCCTCTACCATCTCCTGGCCGAGCTGACCTGGACCGACGTCGAGAACGCCATCGCGCGCGTCAAGTGGCACGAGGTGGCGATGGCGGCCGGTGCGACCGCCCTCTCCTACCTCGCCCTGGTCGGCTACGATCTCCTGGCCCTGCGCCATATCCGGGCCAAGGTGCCGCTGCGCGCCGTCGCCTTCACCTCCTTCGTCAGCCATGCCTTCACCTACACGCTCGGCTTCGGCGTGCTGACCGGCGGCGCGGTGCGCTGGCGCATGTACCAGGGCTATGGCCTCAAGCCGGCGCAGATCCTCGCCGTCGGCATGCTCTGCGCCGTCACCTTCTGGCTCGGCATCACCGGCGTCGCCGGCCTCGGCCTGGTGCTGGAGCCGAGCATGCTCGCCCCGCTCGACGGGCTCGATGCCCGGCTCAACCTCGCCATCGGCGCCGTCATCGTCGGCGCCATCCTGGCCTGGGTGGTGGCCTCCGCCATCAAGCCGCGCACCGTCACCATTTCCGACTGGACCATGCCGCTGCCCGGCGCCGGCGCGGCGCTCGGCTCGGTGCTGGTCGGCCTGCTCGACACCACCGCCGCCGCCTGCGCGCTCTGGCTGATCCTGCCCGACGGCCCGGACCCGGGCTTTGCCAGCTTCCTGGTCGTCTTCGCCATCGCCACGGTGCTCGGCGTCGTCAGCCATGTGCCCGGCGGCGTCGGCGTGTTCGAGGCGACGATGATCGTCGCCCTGCCGCTGGTGCCGCAGGCCGACCTGGTCGGCTCGCTGCTCCTGTTCCGCCTGGTCTACTACGCCGTGCCCTTCGGCCTCGCCTCGGCGCTGCTCGGCGCCTACGAGGTGCGCCATCGCCGCGAGACCGTCGGCCGCATCGCCGGCACGCTGGGCTCGCTCGCCCGCCCGCTGGTGCCGCGCGCCGCGGGCGTCGCCGTGTTCCTCGGCGGCGTGGTGCTGCTGCTCTCGGGCGCGACCCCGGCCGAGCACGACCGCATCCGCGTGCTGCGCAGCTTCGTTCCCCTGCCCTTCGTCGAGACCTCGCATTTCGCCGCCAGCGTGATCGGCCTGGTGCTGCTGGTGGTGGCCTACGGGCTGGTCCGGCGCATGACCAACGCCTGGCGGCTGGCGATCCTGCTGCTCTCGGCCGGCGCGCTGTTCTCGGTGCTCAAGGGCCTCGATTTCGAGGAGGCGATCGTCTGCACCGTGGTGGTCTGCCTGCTCCTGGTGTCGCGACGCGAGTTCTACCGCCAGGCCGACCTCTTCGCGGTGCGCCCCTCCTTCGAATGGATCCTGGCGGTGATCGTCGCCATCGGCGCCTCGATCTGGCTCGGCTTCTTCGTCTGGCGCAACGTCGAGTACCAGAACGTGCTGTGGTGGGACTTCGGCTACCACCACGACGCGCCGCGCTTCATGCGCGCCACGCTCGGCGTCTTCGTCGCCGCGCTCGGCATCGCCGCCTACATCCTGCTGCATCGGTCGCAGCCGGCGGCCGACCCCGCCGCCCCCGACGAGGTCGCCCGCATCCTGCCGCTGGTCGCGGCCTCGCCCCGCTCGGAGGCCAACCTCGCGCTGCTCGGCGACAAGCGCTTCGTGCTCGCGCCCGACGGGCGCGGCTTCGTCATGTACGGCGTGCAGGGCCGCAGCTGGATCTCCATGGGCGACCCCGTCGCCGACGACGGCGAGGTCGATGACCTCGTCTGGCAGTTCAAGGAGCTGGTCGACCGGCACGGCGGCATGCCGGTGTTCTACCAGGTGACCACCCAGCACCTGCCGGCCTATCTCGACGCCGGCTTCTCCCTGGCCAAGCTCGGCGAGGAGGCCTGGGTCCCGCTCACCCGCTTCACCCTGGAGGGCGGCGAAGGCCGGCGCCTGCGCCAGGCCAAGGCCAAGGCCGAGCGCAGCGGCGCCAGCTTCGCCATGGTGCCGGCGGCCGAGGTCGGCACGATCATCGACGAATTGGAAGAGGTCTCGAACCTCTGGCTGACGCAGAAGGGCAACAAGGAGAAGGGCTTCTCGCTCGGCTTCTGGTCGCGCGCCTACATGCTGCGCTACGATCAGGCGGTGATCCGCCACGAGGGCCGCATCGTCGCCTTCGCCAATATCTGGCGCGGCGCCGACAGGCGAGAATACACCGTCGACCTCATGCGCTACCGCCCGGACGGGCCGGCGGGCATGATGGACCTGCTGTTCATCGGCCTGCTCTCCCAGGCCAAGAGCGAGGGCTTCGCCTGGTTCAACCTCGGCATGGCGCCGCTCTCCGGCCTGGCGACGCACCGCCTCGCCTCGCTGTGGAGCCGCATCGGCGCCTTTCTCTACCGGCGCGGCGACCGCTTCTACAATTTCGAGGGCCTGCGCGCCTTCAAGGACAAGTTCAAGCCCGAATGGCGGCCGAAATACCTCGCCTTCCCCGGCGGCCTCGCCCTGCCGCAAATTCTCATGGACGTCACCGGCCTGATCGCCTCGAGCCCACGACGCGCCCTCTCCGAGGAGATCTCCTGA
- a CDS encoding sugar kinase, which produces MTDLLALGECMVELSRQPDGRFSLAYGGDTFNTAAYAARLGLAAAYGTALGDDPYSRGILDLAAAEAVDTTLVPRLPGRVPGLYVIETDGRGERSFFYWRDTAPARELFELPAAEALVAAMARARCVYFSGITLSLYGPAGLDRFERSVAAARAAGARIAFDGNFRPRNWKGDLARARAVFARFLVHVDLALPTFDDEQALWGDADPAATLDRLAGHGIAEIVIKNGPAGVSIRSVGLAAAVPVPAPVEPVDTTAAGDSFNAGYLAGRLRGAEPGEAALLGHRLAAVVIRHRGAIVPKAATAGLAA; this is translated from the coding sequence GTGACCGACCTTCTCGCCTTGGGCGAATGCATGGTGGAACTGTCGCGCCAGCCCGACGGCCGCTTTTCGCTGGCCTATGGCGGCGACACCTTCAACACCGCCGCCTATGCCGCCCGCCTCGGCCTCGCCGCCGCCTACGGGACGGCGCTGGGGGACGACCCCTATTCCCGCGGCATCCTCGACCTCGCCGCCGCGGAGGCGGTCGACACCACGCTCGTGCCGCGCCTGCCCGGCCGCGTGCCCGGCCTCTACGTCATCGAGACCGACGGCCGCGGCGAGCGCAGCTTCTTCTACTGGCGCGACACGGCGCCGGCGCGCGAGCTCTTCGAGCTGCCCGCGGCGGAGGCCCTCGTCGCGGCGATGGCGCGGGCGCGCTGTGTCTACTTCTCCGGCATCACCCTGTCGCTCTATGGTCCGGCCGGGCTCGACCGTTTCGAGCGGTCCGTCGCGGCCGCCCGGGCCGCCGGCGCGCGCATCGCCTTCGACGGCAATTTCCGCCCCCGCAACTGGAAGGGCGACCTCGCCCGCGCCCGCGCCGTGTTCGCCCGCTTCCTCGTGCATGTCGATCTGGCGCTGCCGACCTTCGACGACGAGCAGGCGCTGTGGGGCGATGCCGATCCCGCCGCCACGCTCGACCGGCTCGCCGGGCACGGCATCGCCGAGATCGTGATCAAGAACGGGCCCGCCGGCGTCAGCATCCGCAGCGTGGGCCTCGCCGCCGCCGTGCCGGTGCCGGCGCCGGTCGAGCCCGTCGACACGACAGCGGCCGGCGACAGCTTCAACGCCGGCTATCTCGCCGGGCGGCTGAGGGGGGCCGAGCCCGGCGAGGCCGCCCTGCTTGGCCATCGCCTCGCCGCCGTGGTCATCCGCCACCGCGGCGCCATCGTGCCGAAAGCGGCGACGGCCGGCCTCGCTGCCTGA
- a CDS encoding lysozyme inhibitor LprI family protein, whose amino-acid sequence MHGGRPLGFGNGSRSIVQAFRPSPLPLSRTGEGFRTLLLAFVLGLPLPALAAPVGGCDPEALKGPALTNCLTEAVKQSERSLQAAVDAALASIGTRSGVFDSQRARWKNALSDSQADWLRFRNAECQDVAPFEGQAGSTSALKNRVAAFEAKLICTVRLNGERIADLAARYPSP is encoded by the coding sequence ATGCATGGCGGACGGCCCCTCGGCTTCGGCAACGGCTCCCGCTCAATTGTGCAGGCGTTCAGGCCCTCACCCCTGCCCCTCTCCCGGACAGGAGAGGGGTTCCGCACCCTGCTGCTCGCCTTCGTCCTCGGCCTGCCGCTGCCCGCCCTCGCCGCGCCGGTCGGCGGCTGCGATCCCGAGGCGCTCAAGGGCCCGGCGCTCACCAACTGCCTCACCGAGGCGGTCAAGCAATCCGAGCGCAGCCTGCAGGCCGCAGTCGACGCGGCGCTCGCCTCGATCGGGACGCGGTCCGGCGTGTTCGACAGCCAGCGCGCTCGCTGGAAGAACGCGCTCTCCGACAGCCAGGCCGACTGGCTGCGCTTCCGCAATGCCGAGTGCCAGGACGTCGCGCCCTTCGAGGGCCAGGCCGGCTCGACCAGCGCCCTGAAGAACCGCGTCGCCGCCTTCGAGGCCAAGCTGATCTGCACCGTGCGCCTCAACGGCGAGCGCATCGCCGACCTAGCCGCGCGCTATCCTTCTCCTTAA